A part of Amycolatopsis lurida genomic DNA contains:
- a CDS encoding alpha/beta hydrolase has translation MTANPHNLALEPAAQAFVEATATPPFLFQLPPAEGRKAVDEVQGGDVELPDADVETTHVDGVEVRIVRPRGVTGPLPVIVYIHGAGWVFGNFHTHERLVRELAVGAGAAVVFPEYDRSPEARYPVAIEQNYAVAKWVAERGAENGFDSTKIAIAGDSVGGNMTAALTLLAKQRGDVTFRQQVLFYPVTDANFDTESYRRFAEGYFLALDGMKWFWDQYTTDPAQRAEITASPLRASLDDLAGLPPALVITAEADVLRDEGEAYAAKLRQAGVPVTAVRYQGIVHDFVMLNTLRGTHAAEAAIAQAIGVLRTALAG, from the coding sequence ATGACCGCCAACCCGCACAACCTGGCCCTCGAACCGGCCGCGCAGGCTTTCGTGGAGGCCACCGCCACCCCGCCGTTCCTCTTCCAGCTGCCGCCGGCCGAAGGGCGCAAGGCCGTCGACGAGGTCCAGGGCGGCGACGTCGAACTGCCCGACGCGGACGTGGAGACCACGCACGTGGACGGCGTCGAAGTCCGCATCGTCCGCCCGCGGGGCGTCACCGGTCCGCTGCCCGTGATCGTCTACATCCACGGCGCCGGCTGGGTGTTCGGGAACTTCCACACCCACGAGCGTCTGGTCCGCGAGCTCGCCGTCGGCGCGGGCGCGGCCGTCGTCTTCCCGGAATACGACCGCTCGCCCGAGGCGCGGTACCCGGTCGCCATCGAGCAGAACTACGCCGTGGCGAAGTGGGTCGCCGAGCGGGGCGCCGAAAACGGTTTCGACAGCACGAAGATCGCGATCGCCGGGGACTCCGTCGGTGGCAACATGACCGCCGCGCTCACCCTCCTCGCGAAGCAGCGCGGCGACGTCACCTTCCGGCAGCAGGTGCTCTTCTACCCGGTCACCGACGCGAACTTCGACACCGAGTCCTACCGGCGGTTCGCCGAGGGCTACTTCCTCGCCCTCGACGGCATGAAGTGGTTCTGGGACCAGTACACGACCGACCCGGCGCAGCGCGCGGAAATCACCGCGTCGCCGCTGCGGGCGAGCCTCGACGACCTGGCGGGCCTCCCGCCCGCGCTGGTGATCACCGCCGAGGCCGACGTCCTGCGCGACGAAGGCGAGGCGTACGCCGCCAAGCTTCGTCAGGCCGGAGTTCCGGTGACCGCCGTGCGGTACCAGGGCATCGTGCACGACTTCGTCATGCTCAACACGTTGCGCGGAACGCACGCCGCGGAAGCCGCGATCGCGCAGGCGATCGGAGTGCTGCGCACCGCGCTCGCAGGCTGA
- a CDS encoding alpha/beta hydrolase: MGLGLSAIRLDSTLNLVIVVVLALLAIIAVPFFWERWRRKLLGRSGTILVAVVLIVVSTAMGGNMIGGFFPTVGALFGTGVYSADSVDAVAGENGSDLDKLRDAGAMRAREGKGSVVHMTVTGKRTGLTRDVSVYFPPQYYDPAYRSLKFPVIEWIPNYPSGPEVVTGPYGMPARLDEAIAKHVLPPTLVIIPDPTGKPKVGHDTECVDEVNGAANDTYLTADIRDWAIEKLGASTQRKAWTMAGWSSGGYCAMNLVTRHPQWYGQAASVSGYFKAAVDAETENLFKGRQDIVDANTITLNLQKHPSPVDILAIAGDKENFESFSLDQLQSAVRAPTTLSTWRIPDAGHNMNTFKTQIPDVLAWIGARTAPPSAPQDKKIVGSGGVKPWPLPNTGAKGALVDVVE, from the coding sequence ATGGGATTGGGACTGAGTGCCATCCGGCTCGATTCCACACTGAACCTCGTCATCGTCGTGGTGCTGGCCCTGCTCGCGATCATCGCCGTGCCGTTCTTCTGGGAACGCTGGCGCCGCAAGCTTCTCGGCCGCAGCGGCACGATCCTCGTCGCGGTGGTGCTGATCGTGGTCAGCACCGCGATGGGCGGGAACATGATCGGCGGGTTCTTCCCGACGGTCGGCGCCCTGTTCGGCACCGGCGTGTACTCGGCCGACAGCGTCGACGCCGTCGCCGGGGAGAACGGCTCGGACCTCGACAAACTGCGCGACGCCGGGGCGATGCGGGCCAGGGAGGGCAAGGGTTCCGTCGTGCACATGACGGTGACCGGCAAGCGCACCGGCCTCACGCGCGACGTCTCGGTGTACTTCCCGCCCCAATACTACGATCCCGCGTACCGGTCGCTCAAATTCCCGGTCATCGAATGGATCCCGAACTACCCGTCCGGCCCGGAAGTGGTCACCGGCCCGTACGGGATGCCCGCCAGGCTCGACGAAGCCATCGCGAAGCACGTGCTCCCGCCGACCCTGGTGATCATCCCGGACCCGACCGGGAAACCGAAGGTCGGCCACGACACCGAATGCGTCGACGAAGTCAACGGCGCGGCCAACGACACCTATCTGACCGCCGACATCCGCGACTGGGCCATCGAGAAGCTCGGTGCCAGCACGCAGCGGAAGGCATGGACGATGGCGGGCTGGTCCTCGGGCGGCTACTGCGCGATGAACCTGGTGACGCGCCACCCGCAGTGGTACGGCCAGGCGGCGAGCGTCAGCGGCTACTTCAAGGCCGCGGTGGACGCCGAGACGGAGAACCTTTTCAAGGGCAGGCAGGACATCGTCGACGCGAACACGATCACCTTGAACCTGCAGAAGCACCCGTCGCCGGTCGACATCCTCGCGATCGCGGGGGACAAGGAAAATTTCGAGAGCTTCTCGCTCGATCAGCTCCAGTCCGCCGTCCGCGCGCCCACGACGCTGTCCACTTGGCGGATCCCGGACGCCGGGCACAACATGAACACCTTCAAGACCCAGATCCCGGACGTGCTGGCGTGGATCGGCGCGCGCACCGCGCCACCGAGCGCGCCGCAGGACAAGAAGATCGTCGGCAGCGGCGGGGTCAAGCCGTGGCCGCTACCGAACACGGGCGCCAAGGGCGCACTGGTCGACGTCGTCGAATAA
- a CDS encoding SAM-dependent methyltransferase translates to MTMIDHDAALRAVENSLDRPSAARVYDYFIGGDTHYAIDRNFAEKVRERLPLMGDYCKTSRQFLGRAVRHCAELGIRQFVDIGSGLPTAGNVHEVADEARPQEDTHVLYIDNEPIALAHSTLLLADTADPDRHHAIAADLFDPGDLWDRVMDSGIIDVREPIALVVNAVMHFIKDEQDPDGLLDFYRDRLAPGSLLVLSQMTNENPANDEERQALLDILEYYETTTNPGFLRTMDEFRRFFGGWPLLEPGLVYAPAWHPDEKTIFAANPSESRVIGGVARKP, encoded by the coding sequence ATGACGATGATCGATCACGACGCGGCGCTCAGGGCCGTCGAGAACAGCTTGGACCGGCCGTCCGCGGCCCGGGTCTACGACTACTTCATCGGCGGCGACACCCACTACGCCATCGACCGCAACTTCGCCGAGAAGGTGCGCGAGCGCCTCCCGCTCATGGGCGACTACTGCAAGACCAGCAGGCAGTTCCTCGGCCGGGCCGTCCGGCACTGCGCCGAACTGGGCATCCGGCAGTTCGTCGACATCGGCTCCGGCCTGCCGACGGCGGGCAACGTGCACGAGGTCGCCGACGAGGCGCGGCCGCAGGAGGACACGCACGTCCTCTACATCGACAACGAGCCGATCGCGCTCGCGCATTCGACGCTGCTGCTCGCCGACACCGCCGACCCGGACCGTCACCACGCGATCGCCGCCGACCTGTTCGACCCCGGAGACCTCTGGGACCGGGTGATGGACTCCGGCATCATCGACGTCCGGGAGCCGATTGCGCTGGTGGTCAACGCGGTCATGCACTTCATCAAGGACGAGCAGGACCCCGACGGGCTGCTGGACTTCTACCGCGACCGGCTCGCGCCCGGTTCGCTGCTGGTGCTTTCCCAGATGACCAACGAGAACCCGGCCAACGACGAGGAACGACAGGCACTGCTCGACATCCTCGAGTACTACGAGACCACGACGAACCCCGGTTTCCTGCGCACCATGGACGAGTTCCGGCGGTTCTTCGGTGGCTGGCCGCTGCTGGAGCCGGGCCTGGTCTACGCGCCGGCGTGGCATCCGGACGAGAAGACGATCTTCGCCGCGAACCCCTCGGAGTCCCGCGTCATCGGCGGTGTCGCCCGCAAGCCATAG
- a CDS encoding serine hydrolase, with translation MGKVSGVVLLVGLCVGAILAMVLIPLPRPGPAAVAVAASGDTAMTVEAEPEPVESPAPSSSAVPGPPPKAVDTEALPGLVPGGQVSVVVYDRTAKKTTVSVKADRPYTSASLVKLLIALEALQAGAPASTVQRMLSVSDDDIASRLWTAHGGPAIVTRWATKIGLGATRPPEDPGRWGDTRTTAADVAKIYRYLLDQAAAGTRTTIMRALSGATESGSDGVRQYFGIPDAVGSLRWSVKQGWACCRGSRILHSSGTVGDDDRHIVVVLTSQPVSTTYTGAGRRVTEVAKALRPAIDDL, from the coding sequence GTGGGCAAGGTGAGCGGAGTCGTCCTCCTGGTGGGGCTGTGCGTGGGAGCCATTCTCGCGATGGTGCTGATTCCGTTGCCGCGTCCGGGCCCGGCGGCGGTCGCGGTCGCGGCGTCGGGGGACACGGCGATGACCGTCGAAGCGGAACCGGAACCGGTCGAATCCCCGGCCCCGTCCTCCTCGGCGGTGCCAGGACCGCCGCCGAAGGCCGTCGACACCGAGGCCCTCCCCGGCCTCGTCCCCGGCGGGCAGGTGAGCGTGGTCGTCTACGACCGCACCGCCAAGAAGACCACGGTCTCCGTCAAAGCGGACCGGCCGTACACCTCGGCTTCGCTGGTGAAACTGCTCATCGCGCTGGAAGCGCTTCAAGCGGGCGCACCGGCGAGCACCGTGCAACGGATGCTCTCGGTCAGCGACGACGACATCGCCAGCAGGCTGTGGACGGCCCACGGCGGACCCGCCATCGTCACCCGCTGGGCGACCAAGATCGGCCTCGGCGCCACACGTCCCCCCGAGGATCCCGGCCGCTGGGGCGACACCAGGACCACCGCCGCGGACGTCGCGAAGATCTACCGTTACCTGCTGGACCAGGCGGCCGCGGGAACGCGGACGACGATCATGCGGGCGTTGAGCGGCGCGACGGAGAGCGGATCCGACGGCGTCCGGCAATACTTCGGCATCCCGGACGCCGTCGGTTCCCTCCGCTGGTCGGTCAAGCAGGGCTGGGCGTGCTGCCGCGGTTCCCGGATCCTGCACAGCTCCGGCACCGTCGGCGACGATGATCGCCACATCGTCGTAGTACTGACGTCCCAACCGGTGTCGACCACCTACACCGGCGCGGGCAGGCGGGTGACCGAGGTGGCGAAAGCGCTTCGACCGGCTATTGACGACCTGTAA
- a CDS encoding TauD/TfdA dioxygenase family protein encodes MSIALPDRVRLRPATVPDGGILEGPRLLRRLPEGVEERPYELFALRPLGRVIGAEIAGVDLARPLTPALHAELNRALLEWKVLFFRDQDITSEHQRAFAANWGELETNPFIPQGETADTTRFTRSASMPAFENIWHVDVTFRPEPALGSVLRLIEVPPVGGDTMWADMAAAYDNLPEDVRERIDGSTAVHDFIPGFDRFSDPELLLRHQDTFPPVEHPVVRTHPETGRRTLFVNQAFTTHIVGMDRDESDKLLRYLFSRAHVPEFQVRFGWRPGSVAFWDNRATQHYAVNDYHPHARVAERVAIVGDRPF; translated from the coding sequence ATGTCCATCGCCCTGCCCGACCGTGTCCGTCTCCGCCCCGCGACCGTCCCCGACGGCGGCATCCTCGAAGGGCCGCGGCTGCTGCGGCGCCTGCCGGAAGGCGTCGAAGAACGCCCGTACGAACTTTTCGCGCTGCGGCCGCTGGGACGGGTGATCGGTGCCGAAATCGCCGGCGTCGACCTCGCCCGGCCCCTGACGCCCGCTCTCCACGCCGAGCTGAATCGCGCGCTGCTGGAGTGGAAGGTGTTGTTCTTCCGCGACCAGGACATCACTTCGGAACACCAGCGCGCCTTCGCCGCCAACTGGGGCGAACTGGAGACCAACCCGTTCATCCCGCAAGGGGAGACCGCGGACACCACCCGGTTCACCCGCTCGGCGAGCATGCCCGCGTTCGAGAACATCTGGCACGTGGACGTCACCTTCCGGCCCGAGCCCGCGCTCGGTTCGGTCCTGCGGCTGATCGAGGTCCCGCCGGTCGGCGGCGACACGATGTGGGCCGACATGGCCGCCGCCTACGACAACCTGCCGGAAGACGTCCGCGAGCGGATCGACGGGTCGACCGCGGTGCACGACTTCATCCCCGGCTTCGACCGCTTCTCCGATCCGGAACTGCTGCTGCGTCACCAGGACACGTTCCCGCCGGTCGAGCATCCGGTCGTCCGCACGCATCCGGAAACCGGGCGGCGCACCCTCTTCGTGAACCAGGCGTTCACGACGCATATCGTCGGCATGGACCGCGACGAGAGCGACAAGCTCCTGCGGTACCTGTTCAGCCGGGCGCATGTCCCCGAGTTCCAGGTGCGCTTCGGCTGGCGGCCGGGTTCGGTGGCCTTCTGGGACAACCGTGCCACCCAGCACTACGCCGTCAACGACTACCACCCGCACGCGCGCGTGGCCGAGCGCGTCGCCATCGTGGGCGACCGGCCGTTCTGA
- a CDS encoding MarR family winged helix-turn-helix transcriptional regulator, whose protein sequence is MPTDNTGSLCLDDQLCFGLYAASRAVTALYRVVLDDLGLTYPQYLVMLALWEEDERLVKELGTVLNLDSGTLSPLLKRLEKAGLVERVRQADDERSVRISLTGDGARLRERASGIPKIIGDAMGLDAAGLARTRAELDRLTESVNAYREAYVPAG, encoded by the coding sequence ATGCCGACGGACAACACCGGATCGCTGTGCCTGGACGATCAGCTGTGCTTCGGGCTCTACGCGGCATCACGGGCCGTGACCGCGCTTTATCGCGTGGTGCTCGACGATCTGGGCCTGACCTATCCGCAGTACCTGGTGATGCTCGCGCTCTGGGAGGAGGACGAGCGGCTGGTCAAGGAACTCGGCACCGTGCTGAACCTCGACTCCGGCACGCTGTCGCCGCTGCTCAAGCGGCTGGAGAAGGCCGGGCTGGTCGAGCGCGTCCGGCAAGCCGACGACGAACGGTCCGTCCGCATCAGCCTGACCGGGGACGGCGCCCGGCTCCGGGAGCGCGCGAGCGGGATCCCGAAGATCATCGGTGACGCGATGGGTCTCGACGCGGCCGGTCTCGCCCGCACCCGCGCGGAGCTCGATCGCTTGACCGAATCCGTGAACGCCTACCGCGAGGCCTACGTCCCAGCCGGTTAG
- a CDS encoding NADPH-dependent 2,4-dienoyl-CoA reductase, whose amino-acid sequence MSQYPNLLSPLDLGFTTLRNRVIMGSMHTGLEDKEAHFPQLAEYYAERARGGVGLIVTGGFAPNRTGWLLPLASKLSTRAEAKAHKRLTDPVHEAGGKIALQILHAGRYSYHPLSVSASGIKAPINPFKPRALSGYGVLRQIRAFADCAFLAKEAGYDGVEIMGSEGYFINQFLAERTNKRTDKWGGSAENRRRIAVEIVRRTREAVGEDFIIVYRLSMLDLVERGQRWEDVVALAKEVEEAGATIINTGIGWHEARVPTIVTSVPRAAFTWVTGKLKPHVGIPVVTSNRINMPEVAEEALASGDADLVSMARPFLADPEWIRKAESGREDEINTCIACNQACLDHAFKRKLVSCMVNPRAGHETTLTLSPTRKTKRVAVVGAGPAGLAAATGLAERGHTVELFEADDEIGGQFGIARKIPGKEEFAETIRYYTRRLEVTGVKVHLGTRVAAADLVDAGFDEVVLATGVTPRVPSLPGIDHPKVLSYVDVVRHGKPVGGKVAVIGAGGIGVDVSEFLTHTTSPALDLDAWMAEWGVTDPERAAGGLTERKVEPSPRQVFLLQRKKSGIGAGLGKTSGWVHRAALKAKRVEQLTGVTYDRIDDDGLHITVGDRPRVLDVDNVVVCAGQEPVRDLVDELRAAGLPVHLIGGADVAAELDAKRAIDQGTRLAAVL is encoded by the coding sequence ATGAGCCAGTACCCGAACCTGCTGTCCCCCCTCGATCTCGGCTTCACCACCCTGCGCAACAGGGTGATCATGGGTTCGATGCACACCGGCCTCGAGGACAAGGAAGCGCATTTCCCGCAACTGGCCGAGTACTACGCCGAACGCGCCCGCGGCGGGGTCGGGCTGATCGTCACCGGCGGCTTCGCCCCGAACCGGACCGGCTGGCTCCTGCCGCTGGCGTCGAAGCTCTCGACGCGCGCGGAAGCCAAGGCGCACAAGCGACTCACCGATCCGGTGCACGAGGCGGGCGGCAAGATCGCGCTGCAGATCCTGCACGCGGGCCGGTATTCCTACCATCCGCTGAGCGTTTCCGCGTCGGGTATCAAGGCGCCGATCAACCCCTTCAAACCGCGGGCCCTCTCCGGGTACGGCGTGCTGCGCCAGATCCGCGCGTTCGCCGATTGTGCCTTCCTGGCCAAGGAAGCGGGCTACGACGGCGTCGAGATCATGGGCTCCGAGGGCTACTTCATCAACCAGTTCCTCGCCGAGCGGACCAACAAGCGCACCGACAAATGGGGCGGGAGCGCGGAAAACCGCCGACGGATCGCCGTCGAGATCGTGCGCCGGACGCGCGAGGCGGTCGGCGAGGACTTCATCATCGTCTATCGGCTGTCCATGCTGGACCTCGTGGAACGCGGACAGCGCTGGGAAGACGTCGTCGCGTTGGCCAAGGAGGTCGAAGAGGCGGGCGCGACGATCATCAACACCGGCATCGGCTGGCACGAGGCGCGGGTGCCGACGATCGTGACGTCCGTGCCGCGCGCGGCGTTCACCTGGGTGACCGGCAAGCTCAAACCGCACGTCGGGATCCCGGTGGTCACGTCGAACCGGATCAACATGCCCGAGGTCGCCGAGGAGGCGCTGGCGAGCGGGGACGCGGACCTGGTGTCGATGGCGCGGCCGTTCCTCGCCGATCCGGAATGGATCCGCAAGGCCGAGAGCGGGCGCGAGGACGAGATCAACACCTGCATCGCCTGCAACCAGGCCTGCCTCGACCACGCGTTCAAGCGAAAACTGGTGTCCTGCATGGTGAATCCGCGTGCGGGCCACGAGACCACGCTGACGCTTTCGCCCACCCGCAAGACCAAACGCGTCGCCGTCGTCGGCGCCGGTCCCGCCGGGCTCGCGGCCGCGACCGGCCTCGCCGAACGCGGGCACACGGTCGAACTGTTCGAAGCCGACGACGAGATCGGCGGCCAGTTCGGGATCGCGCGGAAGATCCCGGGCAAGGAGGAGTTCGCGGAGACCATCCGGTACTACACGCGACGGCTGGAGGTCACCGGCGTCAAGGTGCACCTGGGCACGCGCGTGGCCGCCGCCGACCTGGTCGACGCCGGATTCGACGAGGTCGTCCTGGCCACCGGCGTCACGCCGCGGGTGCCGTCGCTCCCCGGTATCGATCATCCCAAGGTTCTGTCCTATGTGGACGTCGTCCGGCACGGGAAACCGGTGGGCGGCAAGGTCGCCGTGATCGGCGCGGGCGGGATCGGCGTGGACGTCAGCGAGTTCCTGACGCACACCACCTCCCCCGCGCTCGATCTGGACGCGTGGATGGCCGAATGGGGCGTCACCGATCCCGAGCGGGCGGCGGGCGGGCTGACCGAGCGGAAGGTCGAGCCGTCACCACGGCAGGTGTTCCTCCTGCAGCGCAAGAAGTCCGGTATCGGCGCGGGGCTGGGCAAGACCAGCGGCTGGGTGCACCGGGCCGCGCTGAAGGCCAAACGCGTCGAGCAGCTCACCGGGGTCACCTACGACCGGATCGACGACGACGGCCTGCACATCACCGTCGGTGACCGGCCGCGCGTGCTCGATGTGGACAACGTCGTCGTCTGCGCGGGACAGGAGCCGGTTCGCGACCTCGTGGACGAACTGCGCGCGGCCGGGCTGCCGGTGCATCTGATCGGCGGCGCCGACGTCGCGGCCGAACTGGACGCCAAACGGGCCATCGATCAGGGAACCCGCCTCGCCGCCGTTCTCTGA
- a CDS encoding oxygenase MpaB family protein, with protein sequence MSIEARLPAVTPLGPDSVAWRVVGDRRLLLGAGTALLLQVAHPVIGAGVHDHSNFTEDPWGRLDRTVDSLLSQVFGGQEAIAEAERLREMHKAIKGVDHHGKRYHALNPEAYWWVHGSTFWTAVRLHDVFLFPMPRQEKSSFYAEWRRLGLLLGLREHHMPEDFEGFEAYFDDVVASRLEDNHTVRELLHSITMRDTPPPPWWFLPETLWRPVRPAGGTVLTLCAIGLLPPPLRDRLSLKWTDADERRLRRIGTVTRMAGSRVPDRLRLYPKAYRAKRG encoded by the coding sequence ATGAGCATCGAAGCCCGCCTGCCCGCCGTGACCCCGCTCGGCCCGGATTCCGTCGCCTGGCGAGTGGTCGGCGATCGGAGACTGCTGCTCGGCGCGGGGACGGCGTTGCTGCTGCAGGTCGCCCATCCGGTGATCGGCGCCGGCGTGCACGACCATTCGAACTTCACCGAAGATCCGTGGGGCCGCCTCGACCGGACCGTCGATTCCTTGCTGTCACAGGTTTTCGGCGGCCAGGAAGCGATCGCGGAGGCCGAACGGCTCCGGGAGATGCACAAGGCGATCAAGGGCGTCGACCACCACGGCAAGCGCTATCACGCGCTGAACCCCGAGGCCTACTGGTGGGTGCACGGCTCCACGTTCTGGACGGCGGTCCGGTTGCACGACGTCTTCCTGTTCCCCATGCCCCGCCAGGAGAAGTCCAGCTTCTACGCGGAATGGCGACGACTCGGCCTGCTTCTCGGTCTTCGCGAACACCACATGCCAGAAGACTTCGAAGGGTTCGAGGCCTACTTCGACGACGTCGTCGCGAGCCGGCTCGAAGACAATCACACGGTGCGAGAACTACTCCACTCGATCACCATGCGGGACACGCCACCGCCGCCGTGGTGGTTCTTGCCGGAGACCTTGTGGCGCCCCGTCCGTCCGGCCGGCGGGACCGTGCTGACCCTGTGCGCGATCGGCCTGCTCCCCCCACCCTTGCGTGACCGATTGAGTCTCAAGTGGACAGACGCGGACGAGCGTCGCCTCCGGCGCATCGGCACGGTCACGAGGATGGCGGGGAGCCGCGTTCCCGACCGGCTTCGCTTGTACCCCAAGGCTTATCGCGCCAAGCGCGGGTAG
- a CDS encoding prephenate dehydrogenase — translation MIGLGLIGGSLLRAAHSIGRTTFGATTSEADADAASRAGFDVTTQVEAALGKAAERDAMIVLAVPLPAVEEVLRTVSRVAGHCVLTDVTSVKGPVLDSVRRRAPYAKFVGGHPMAGTANSGWKASDPALFGGAAWVLGVEHDTDLTAWAEVAQLVLDVGAHVVPLPADSHDETVARISHLPHIFAAILATIGAQGGPLAMSLAAGSYTDGTRVAGSSPALVRAMTEGNRDALLPIVDEALGRLGAARGSLASTGGLAVTVNSGHEGAQAFAAAKDAERAGVRVSLSAPDARDGLIALGERGGWITAIDGDTAIGEVS, via the coding sequence GTGATCGGGCTCGGGTTGATCGGTGGTTCGCTGCTGCGCGCGGCGCATTCGATCGGCCGCACCACGTTTGGGGCGACGACCTCCGAAGCTGACGCGGACGCCGCCAGCAGAGCGGGTTTCGACGTGACGACGCAGGTCGAAGCCGCGCTGGGCAAGGCGGCGGAGCGGGACGCGATGATCGTGCTCGCGGTGCCGCTGCCCGCGGTCGAGGAGGTGCTCCGGACCGTTTCGCGGGTCGCCGGGCACTGCGTGCTCACCGACGTGACCAGCGTGAAGGGCCCGGTGCTCGACTCCGTTCGCCGTCGCGCGCCGTACGCGAAGTTCGTCGGCGGGCATCCGATGGCCGGGACGGCGAACTCCGGCTGGAAGGCGAGCGACCCGGCGCTGTTCGGCGGCGCGGCGTGGGTGCTGGGCGTCGAACACGACACCGATCTGACCGCTTGGGCCGAAGTCGCCCAGCTCGTGCTGGACGTCGGCGCGCATGTCGTGCCGCTGCCGGCGGACTCGCACGACGAGACGGTCGCGCGGATCTCGCATCTGCCGCATATCTTCGCCGCCATCCTGGCCACGATCGGCGCGCAGGGCGGGCCGCTGGCGATGTCGCTGGCCGCCGGGTCCTACACGGACGGCACGCGGGTGGCGGGGTCGAGCCCGGCGCTGGTGCGGGCGATGACCGAGGGCAACCGGGACGCGCTGCTGCCGATCGTCGACGAGGCGCTCGGGCGGCTGGGTGCCGCGCGGGGCTCGCTGGCGTCGACGGGCGGCCTCGCGGTGACGGTCAACTCGGGTCATGAAGGGGCGCAAGCGTTCGCGGCCGCCAAGGACGCGGAACGCGCCGGGGTGCGGGTCAGCCTGAGCGCGCCGGACGCGCGGGACGGCCTGATCGCGCTCGGCGAGCGCGGCGGCTGGATCACCGCGATCGACGGCGACACCGCGATCGGCGAGGTCTCCTGA
- a CDS encoding antitoxin: MGINFDELKNKATDALREHNDKIEGGLDKAADFAKSKFSGHDSQIDSGVEKAKGFINKFDDTPDNPPQGR, translated from the coding sequence ATGGGCATCAACTTCGACGAATTGAAGAACAAGGCCACCGACGCTCTCCGCGAGCACAACGACAAGATCGAGGGCGGCCTGGACAAGGCGGCGGACTTCGCGAAGTCGAAGTTCTCCGGTCACGACTCGCAGATCGACTCCGGGGTCGAGAAGGCGAAGGGCTTCATCAACAAGTTCGACGACACCCCCGACAACCCGCCCCAGGGCCGGTAA
- a CDS encoding PadR family transcriptional regulator, with amino-acid sequence MALEHAILVSLSERSGSGYELTRRFEKSIGLWWSATHQQIYRVLKRMEDAGWVAVAPVAQSGKPDKKVYTVGDAGRAELARWLAEPDPSATARELAVKIRGAALGDPAAVAAEVARHRDAHAARLDAYLLIEKHDFPDPRVLSGQSLHQFLVLRGGIRTEQGHVEWLEEVLRAFHHDA; translated from the coding sequence ATGGCATTGGAGCACGCGATCCTCGTTTCGCTGTCCGAGCGGTCCGGCTCGGGCTACGAGCTGACGCGCCGCTTCGAGAAGTCCATCGGATTGTGGTGGAGCGCCACCCACCAGCAGATCTACCGTGTCCTCAAGCGGATGGAGGACGCCGGCTGGGTCGCCGTCGCCCCGGTCGCGCAGTCCGGGAAACCCGACAAGAAGGTCTACACAGTCGGTGACGCGGGGCGGGCCGAACTGGCCCGCTGGCTCGCCGAACCCGATCCGTCGGCCACCGCCAGGGAGCTCGCCGTGAAGATCCGCGGCGCCGCCCTCGGCGATCCGGCCGCCGTCGCCGCCGAGGTCGCCCGGCATCGCGACGCGCACGCGGCACGCCTCGACGCCTACCTGCTGATCGAGAAGCACGACTTCCCCGACCCCAGAGTCCTCAGTGGACAGTCGTTGCATCAGTTCCTCGTGCTGCGCGGAGGAATCCGAACCGAACAGGGCCACGTCGAGTGGCTCGAGGAAGTCCTCCGGGCATTCCACCACGATGCGTAA